A section of the Carya illinoinensis cultivar Pawnee chromosome 12, C.illinoinensisPawnee_v1, whole genome shotgun sequence genome encodes:
- the LOC122289840 gene encoding stem-specific protein TSJT1-like, with protein sequence MLAIFHKAFAHPPEELNSPASYDGSKQPKLPEETLNDFRSHHPRNTSFMTFGDAAVLAYAGHDPPYPLHQRLFCGIEDIYCLFLGSLNNLFSLNKQYGLSKGSNEAMFVIEAYRTLRDRGPYPADQVIKDLDGSFAFVVYDSKAGTVFAALGSDGGVKLYWGVAADGSVVISDDLEVVKAGCAKSFAPFPTGCIFHSEEGLMNFEHPMNKMKAMPRVDSEGAMCGANFKVDKYARVNSIPRVGSETNWTHWDSHQAYGL encoded by the exons atgttggcTATATTTCACAAGGCTTTTGCTCATCCGCCCGAGGAGCTTAACAGTCCTGCATCTTACGATGGCTCTAAGCAGCCTAAGCTTCCTGAGGAAACTCTCAATGATTTCCGTTCTCATCATCCTCGTAACACTTCGTTCATGACCTTTGGAGATGCAGCCGTGCTTGCTTATGCGGGGCATGACCCTCCTTATCCACTCCATCAAAG GTTGTTCTGTGGGATTGAAGATATATATTGCCTCTTCCTGGGGAGCTTGAACAACCTATTCTCCCTGAATAAGCAGTATGGTCTTTCAAAGGGCAGTAATGAGGCCATGTTTGTGATCGAAGCCTACCGCACACTTCGTGACAGGGGTCCATACCCAGCTGATCAGGTTATCAAGGATCTTGATGGCAGCTTTGCCTTTGTTGTCTATGACAGCAAGGCTGGAACTGTCTTTGCTGCACTG GGTTCTGATGGTGGTGTTAAACTTTACTGGGGTGTTGCTGCTGATGGCTCTGTGGTGATTTCTGATGATTTGGAAGTCGTCAAAGCTGGCTGTGCCAAATCATTTGCCCCCTTCCCAACAG GGTGTATTTTCCACAGCGAGGAAGGTTTGATGAACTTTGAGCATCCGATGAACAAGATGAAAGCCATGCCAAGGGTAGACAGTGAAGGGGCAATGTGTGGAGCCAACTTCAAAGTTGATAAGTACGCAAGGGTCAACAGCATTCCACGTGTCGGAAGTGAAACCAATTGGACGCACTGGGATTCACATCAAGCTTA TGGACTTTAG